In a single window of the Pelagibacterium sp. 26DY04 genome:
- a CDS encoding MATE family efflux transporter → MSTIDTTRGGSAWIAELRATFMLAWPLVVAQVAQNALFTTDVIMMGWLGPQYLAASTLATSFFTPFLLLGGGIVSAVAPLAAQAIGGRKIKNVRRTVRQGFWAAIVIALVLLPLIWQIEPILLATGQEPDLARMAAEYMHIAVFVLFPGLGLFAIRSFLSALSVTRVILYVTVAGVALNALINYALIFGNFGFPRLELRGAAVATVITNLAMFAMLLAYAITHRRYRRFNILVRFWKPDWPRFAEIFRIGTPIGLTLMAEVGMFAVAAILMGWHGTDALAAHAVALQCASFAFMVPLGLAQASTVRVGLAFGAGSDRGIALAGWTSLAIGVGFMAVTCILFLTVPQVFTRLFLNPADPANAAALAMATTFLGIAGLFQIVDGAQVVAVNVLRGLSDTKVPMFIALFGYWGIGMPTAWFLGAPERLAGIGIWIGLAVGLAFCAVVLTARFAMRDRLGLLDRRRIIGTA, encoded by the coding sequence CCTGGCCCCTCGTCGTGGCCCAGGTCGCCCAGAACGCGCTGTTTACCACCGACGTCATCATGATGGGCTGGCTCGGTCCGCAATATCTTGCGGCCAGCACGCTCGCCACCTCCTTCTTCACGCCCTTCCTGCTGCTGGGCGGCGGCATCGTGTCCGCCGTGGCGCCTCTCGCCGCTCAGGCCATCGGCGGGCGCAAGATCAAGAATGTCCGCCGCACCGTGCGCCAGGGCTTCTGGGCGGCCATCGTCATCGCACTGGTCCTCTTGCCGCTCATCTGGCAGATCGAGCCCATCCTGCTCGCCACCGGCCAGGAGCCCGATCTGGCCCGCATGGCCGCCGAATACATGCACATCGCCGTTTTCGTGCTGTTCCCGGGGCTGGGCCTGTTCGCCATCCGCTCGTTTCTCTCGGCGCTGTCGGTCACCCGCGTCATCCTCTACGTCACCGTGGCCGGCGTCGCGCTGAACGCGCTGATCAACTACGCCCTGATTTTCGGCAATTTCGGCTTCCCGCGTCTCGAACTCCGCGGCGCTGCCGTCGCGACGGTGATCACCAACCTCGCCATGTTCGCCATGCTGCTCGCCTATGCGATCACCCATCGCCGCTACCGCCGCTTCAACATCCTGGTCCGCTTCTGGAAGCCCGATTGGCCGCGCTTTGCCGAAATTTTCAGGATCGGCACGCCCATCGGCCTGACGCTGATGGCCGAGGTCGGCATGTTCGCCGTCGCCGCCATTCTGATGGGCTGGCACGGCACCGATGCGCTCGCCGCCCACGCGGTGGCTCTCCAATGCGCTTCCTTTGCCTTCATGGTGCCGCTGGGCCTGGCTCAGGCCTCCACGGTCCGCGTCGGCCTCGCCTTCGGCGCCGGCAGCGATCGCGGCATCGCGCTGGCGGGCTGGACTTCGCTCGCCATCGGCGTGGGCTTCATGGCCGTCACCTGCATCCTGTTCCTCACGGTGCCGCAGGTGTTCACCCGCCTCTTCCTCAACCCCGCCGATCCCGCCAACGCCGCCGCGCTCGCCATGGCCACCACCTTCTTGGGGATTGCCGGCCTGTTCCAGATCGTCGATGGCGCACAGGTCGTCGCCGTCAACGTCCTGCGCGGGCTGAGCGACACCAAGGTGCCCATGTTCATCGCGCTGTTCGGCTATTGGGGCATCGGCATGCCCACCGCCTGGTTCCTGGGCGCGCCCGAGCGTCTGGCCGGCATCGGCATCTGGATCGGCCTCGCGGTAGGCTTGGCCTTCTGCGCCGTGGTCCTCACCGCCCGCTTCGCCATGCGCGACCGCCTCGGCCTCCTCGACCGCCGCCGCATCATCGGCACGGCCTAA
- a CDS encoding DJ-1/PfpI family protein has protein sequence MNPITIILTQGYSDWEIAVLAGVGRAFFNADIGFASAEGGTVTSVGGIVTEALERFEAPEQGVVVVCGGPTFEGGTPPDLSARLRQAHENGCVVAGICGGTLALARAGLLDRARHTSNGADYLDAASGYGGAALYVDQPQALRDGPIITAPAPAPASFAMEVLMAAGVESQAAGSIMDMLAKEHGMRAGS, from the coding sequence ATGAACCCGATAACCATCATTCTCACGCAAGGCTATTCGGATTGGGAAATCGCCGTGCTGGCGGGGGTGGGCAGGGCGTTTTTCAATGCCGATATCGGTTTTGCCAGCGCCGAGGGCGGCACCGTGACATCGGTGGGCGGGATCGTGACAGAGGCCCTGGAACGCTTCGAGGCGCCAGAGCAGGGCGTCGTGGTGGTCTGTGGCGGCCCGACATTCGAGGGCGGCACTCCGCCGGACCTTTCAGCCCGGCTGCGCCAGGCGCATGAGAATGGCTGCGTGGTCGCGGGGATTTGCGGAGGAACGCTGGCCTTGGCACGGGCGGGCCTTCTCGACCGGGCGCGGCACACCTCGAACGGAGCGGACTATCTCGATGCGGCATCCGGCTATGGCGGCGCGGCGCTTTATGTGGATCAGCCCCAGGCGCTGCGTGACGGACCGATCATCACCGCGCCGGCGCCGGCTCCGGCCAGCTTTGCCATGGAAGTGCTGATGGCGGCGGGGGTGGAGTCCCAAGCCGCGGGCAGCATCATGGACATGCTGGCGAAAGAGCATGGAATGCGCGCGGGGAGTTGA
- the pncA gene encoding bifunctional nicotinamidase/pyrazinamidase, giving the protein MAGKALIVIDVQNDFCPGGALAVDGGDEVVPVINRLMGEFDHVILTQDWHPADHSSFASQHAGKAPFEDIEMPYGPQRLWPDHCVQGSPGADFHPELYWTRAELVIRKGFRKAIDSYSAFFENDHQTPTGLTGYLRERGLDDLTFVGLATDFCVAYSALDARRQGFEARVIMDACRGIDLAGSMAAMTGKMEDAGVVLA; this is encoded by the coding sequence ATGGCTGGAAAAGCGCTCATTGTCATCGACGTGCAGAACGACTTCTGTCCCGGCGGGGCGTTGGCCGTGGACGGGGGTGACGAAGTGGTGCCGGTGATCAACCGGCTGATGGGGGAATTCGATCATGTGATCCTCACCCAGGATTGGCACCCGGCCGATCATTCGAGCTTTGCCTCTCAGCACGCCGGCAAGGCGCCGTTCGAGGACATCGAAATGCCCTATGGGCCGCAGCGGCTGTGGCCCGACCATTGCGTGCAGGGCAGCCCGGGGGCCGATTTCCATCCCGAGCTTTACTGGACGCGGGCCGAGCTGGTGATCCGCAAGGGGTTCAGGAAGGCGATCGATTCCTATTCGGCGTTTTTCGAGAATGATCACCAGACGCCGACGGGGCTGACGGGCTATCTGCGGGAGCGCGGGCTGGACGATCTGACCTTTGTGGGACTGGCGACCGATTTCTGCGTCGCCTATTCGGCGCTCGATGCGCGGCGGCAGGGTTTTGAGGCGCGGGTAATCATGGATGCATGCAGGGGGATCGATCTGGCCGGATCGATGGCGGCGATGACCGGGAAAATGGAAGACGCCGGAGTGGTGCTGGCTTGA
- a CDS encoding calcium/sodium antiporter produces MVYLTLIAGLALLVAGGEGFVRGSVAIAERLGMSSLLIGLTLVGFGTSLPELVTSVQAALDGAPGIAVGNVVGSNIANILLILGITALIYPVLVDKGVLRRDGLVLVVSALAALAIVLIGALGRIAGVVLVAMLIAYVVYSYFADQKAQASPGLEAEVEATGGTQPMPVSILFVIAGLGLTIFGARLLVSSAVEIATAFGVSETIIGLTVVAVGTSLPELVTSVIAAVRRHTDLALGNILGSNIFNIFFILGTTALIQPIPVPPEIVRLDIWVMLGATALLLVFAYSGRQIVRWEGAAFLVAYLAYVGWLAVGA; encoded by the coding sequence ATGGTCTATCTCACCCTGATTGCCGGCCTCGCCCTCCTTGTGGCCGGCGGCGAAGGCTTCGTGCGCGGCTCGGTCGCCATCGCCGAGCGCCTGGGAATGTCCTCCCTGCTGATCGGGCTGACTCTCGTGGGCTTCGGCACCTCGCTTCCCGAACTCGTGACCTCCGTTCAGGCCGCTCTCGACGGCGCCCCAGGCATCGCCGTGGGCAATGTGGTGGGCTCCAATATCGCCAACATCCTCCTCATCCTGGGCATCACCGCGCTCATCTACCCTGTCCTGGTGGACAAGGGCGTGCTGCGCCGCGATGGCCTCGTGCTGGTCGTCTCGGCCCTGGCTGCCCTGGCCATCGTTCTTATCGGGGCTCTGGGCCGGATCGCCGGCGTCGTGCTCGTCGCGATGCTCATCGCCTATGTGGTCTATAGCTATTTCGCCGACCAGAAGGCCCAGGCCAGTCCCGGCTTGGAGGCCGAAGTCGAGGCCACCGGCGGCACCCAGCCCATGCCCGTCTCGATCCTCTTCGTCATCGCCGGCCTTGGCCTCACCATCTTCGGCGCCCGCCTTCTGGTGTCGAGCGCCGTCGAAATCGCCACCGCCTTCGGCGTTTCCGAAACCATCATCGGGCTGACTGTCGTCGCCGTCGGCACCTCGCTCCCCGAACTGGTAACCTCGGTCATCGCCGCCGTCCGCCGCCACACCGATCTGGCGCTTGGCAACATCCTGGGCTCGAACATCTTCAACATCTTCTTCATTCTCGGCACGACCGCGCTGATCCAGCCCATCCCCGTGCCGCCCGAGATCGTCCGCCTCGACATCTGGGTCATGCTCGGAGCCACCGCCCTGCTCCTCGTCTTCGCCTATAGCGGCCGCCAGATCGTCCGCTGGGAAGGCGCCGCCTTCCTCGTGGCGTACCTCGCCTATGTCGGCTGGCTGGCCGTAGGCGCATAA
- the pncB gene encoding nicotinate phosphoribosyltransferase: MSTSKTDIARRVFNHTFKLDPIVRSLLDTDFYKLLMLQMIWGLYRDVDATFSLTNRSKSVKLAEEIDIDELREQLDHARTVRFTKKEMIWLAGNTFYGTKQIFSPQFLAWLENFQLPEYELTKRDGQFELHFPGKWVETTMWEIPALAIINELRSRAAMKGMGRFALDVLYARAKARTWEKVERLKQLPNLKISDFGTRRRHSFLWQRWCVEALKEGLGDALTGTSNVLLAMDTDLEALGTNAHELPMVAAALAEGDEALRMSPYAVLEDWQSYYGGNLLIVLPDAFGTASFLENAPDWVADWTGFRPDSAPAIEGGEKIIQFWRERGRDPREKLLIFSDGLDAETIEKAYKHFEGRVRMSFGWGTNLTNDFSGVAPVRNDQLTPISLVIKVSSANGRPAVKLSDNPAKAVGDPREIERYLRVFGAQEMVEQAVVV, from the coding sequence TTGAGCACGTCCAAGACAGATATCGCCCGGCGCGTTTTCAACCATACGTTCAAGCTCGACCCGATCGTCCGGTCGCTGCTCGATACGGACTTCTACAAGCTCCTGATGCTGCAAATGATCTGGGGGCTGTACCGGGACGTGGACGCGACGTTTTCGCTGACCAACCGCTCGAAATCGGTCAAGCTGGCCGAAGAGATCGATATCGACGAGTTGCGCGAGCAGCTCGACCATGCGCGGACGGTGCGGTTCACCAAGAAGGAGATGATCTGGCTGGCCGGTAACACCTTCTACGGCACCAAGCAGATCTTTTCGCCGCAGTTCCTGGCCTGGCTGGAGAACTTCCAGCTTCCCGAATATGAACTCACCAAGCGCGACGGGCAGTTCGAGCTGCATTTTCCCGGCAAATGGGTCGAGACCACGATGTGGGAAATCCCGGCGCTGGCGATCATCAACGAATTGCGGTCGCGGGCGGCGATGAAGGGCATGGGGCGGTTCGCGCTCGACGTGCTCTATGCGCGGGCCAAGGCGCGGACATGGGAGAAGGTGGAGCGGTTAAAGCAATTGCCCAACCTGAAAATCTCCGATTTCGGGACGCGACGGCGGCACAGTTTTTTGTGGCAGCGCTGGTGCGTGGAAGCGCTCAAGGAAGGGCTGGGGGATGCGCTGACCGGCACGTCCAACGTGCTTTTGGCCATGGATACGGACCTCGAGGCGCTGGGAACCAATGCGCATGAGCTTCCCATGGTGGCCGCCGCGCTGGCCGAGGGGGACGAGGCGCTCAGGATGTCGCCCTATGCGGTGCTCGAGGATTGGCAGAGCTATTACGGCGGCAACCTGCTGATCGTTCTGCCCGATGCGTTCGGGACGGCGTCGTTTCTGGAAAATGCGCCGGATTGGGTGGCGGACTGGACCGGGTTCAGACCCGATTCGGCGCCCGCCATCGAAGGCGGGGAAAAGATCATTCAATTCTGGCGCGAGCGCGGGCGCGATCCGCGCGAGAAGCTTTTGATCTTTTCGGACGGGCTGGACGCGGAAACCATCGAGAAGGCTTACAAGCATTTCGAAGGGCGCGTGCGGATGAGCTTTGGCTGGGGGACCAACCTCACCAATGATTTTTCCGGCGTGGCGCCGGTGCGCAACGATCAGCTCACGCCGATCTCGCTGGTGATCAAGGTTTCGAGCGCTAACGGCCGGCCGGCGGTCAAGCTCTCGGACAATCCGGCCAAGGCGGTGGGCGACCCCAGGGAGATCGAACGCTATCTGCGGGTGTTCGGAGCCCAGGAGATGGTGGAGCAGGCGGTGGTGGTTTAG
- a CDS encoding YbaK/EbsC family protein: MTELRQSELRVAAELARHGLPGRVTVLDQLATTAQMAAEALGVEVGRIVKSLLFVGEETGEPIMVLVSGANRVHEKRTGRHIGQKLGRADADLVREATGFAIGGVSPFGHLRPIPLYMDEDLFAFETVWAAAGNARSVFEITPSDLARATGAVRISVT, encoded by the coding sequence ATGACCGAACTGCGCCAATCCGAACTTCGCGTCGCCGCCGAACTCGCCCGCCATGGGCTACCCGGCCGCGTTACAGTGCTCGATCAGCTTGCCACCACCGCCCAGATGGCCGCCGAGGCCCTTGGCGTCGAGGTGGGCCGGATCGTCAAATCCCTGCTCTTTGTCGGCGAGGAAACGGGCGAGCCCATCATGGTTCTGGTTTCGGGCGCCAACCGCGTGCACGAAAAGCGCACTGGCCGCCACATCGGGCAAAAGCTCGGCCGCGCCGATGCCGATCTGGTGCGCGAAGCCACCGGCTTCGCCATTGGCGGGGTCTCGCCTTTCGGCCATCTGCGTCCGATACCGCTCTACATGGATGAAGATCTCTTCGCCTTCGAAACGGTGTGGGCCGCTGCCGGGAACGCACGCTCGGTCTTCGAAATTACCCCTTCCGATCTCGCTCGCGCGACGGGCGCCGTCCGCATTTCAGTCACCTGA
- the miaA gene encoding tRNA (adenosine(37)-N6)-dimethylallyltransferase MiaA: MAGTDGKRAVLIAGPTASGKTALAIEKARASGARIVNTDSMQVYGVLDRLTARPNAEELAAARHEMFGHIAPSVRYSTGAWLGDAQQQIQAAEKENQELIFVGGTGLYFDALIKGFADVPAVAPEFVAEAEKLIQGLDEAGRMALLTEKDPETARRLRVADPQRVVRALSVEMATGKPLSAFQETNGPGLLEGYALEKIVLMPERGVLRRRIGERFEAMMEAGAVDEVEALLALGLDPSLPAMKAIGVGEISAMLAGEMTREEAVEKAVTATRQYAKRQSTWFRNRFGDWRFVDPFAG; the protein is encoded by the coding sequence ATGGCTGGGACTGACGGAAAACGCGCGGTGTTGATAGCGGGTCCGACCGCGAGCGGCAAGACGGCGCTGGCCATCGAGAAGGCAAGGGCGAGCGGCGCGCGGATCGTCAATACCGATTCCATGCAGGTCTATGGTGTGCTCGACCGGCTGACGGCGCGGCCCAATGCCGAAGAATTGGCGGCGGCGCGGCACGAGATGTTCGGGCATATCGCCCCATCGGTGCGCTATTCCACCGGGGCGTGGCTGGGCGATGCTCAACAACAGATTCAAGCGGCTGAGAAAGAGAATCAGGAGCTGATTTTCGTTGGCGGCACAGGGCTTTACTTCGATGCGCTCATAAAGGGATTCGCCGACGTTCCCGCTGTTGCTCCCGAATTTGTCGCCGAAGCTGAGAAACTGATTCAAGGGCTGGACGAAGCCGGACGTATGGCGCTGCTGACCGAAAAGGATCCCGAGACGGCGCGGCGGCTCAGGGTGGCCGATCCGCAGCGGGTGGTGCGGGCGCTCTCGGTGGAGATGGCGACGGGGAAGCCGTTGAGTGCGTTTCAGGAAACGAACGGGCCGGGGCTGCTCGAGGGGTATGCGCTCGAAAAGATCGTCTTGATGCCGGAGCGGGGAGTGCTGCGGCGGCGGATCGGGGAGCGGTTCGAGGCGATGATGGAGGCCGGGGCGGTCGATGAAGTCGAGGCGCTGCTGGCGCTGGGACTCGATCCGTCATTGCCGGCGATGAAGGCGATCGGGGTCGGCGAGATTTCGGCCATGCTGGCGGGGGAGATGACGCGGGAAGAGGCGGTCGAGAAGGCGGTGACGGCGACGCGGCAATACGCCAAGCGGCAATCGACGTGGTTCCGGAACCGGTTCGGGGACTGGCGGTTCGTCGATCCGTTTGCGGGGTGA